The Seriola aureovittata isolate HTS-2021-v1 ecotype China chromosome 12, ASM2101889v1, whole genome shotgun sequence genome window below encodes:
- the LOC130179084 gene encoding chymotrypsin-like elastase family member 3B → MELAFVLLLVVTTVSGCGVPNYEPNTSRVVNGEEARPYSWPWQVSLESFFPTCGGTLIAPDWVLTAAHCITFHTYRVVLAEHDMKKQEGPEQSIMVKKMFIHPKWNDNCVSCGNDIALLKLEKSAVINDKVQLACLPQPGATLAHNQPCYVTGWGRLFSGGPQATTLQQALLPVVDHSICSKSDWWGSSAKTTMVCAGGESKSACHGDSGGPLNCKGRDGKWYVEGVTSFVNGRGCNTPKKPTMFTRVASFIPWIRETMAQN, encoded by the exons ATGGAACTGGCATTTGTCCTCCTCTTGGTTGTCACAACTG TTTCTGGGTGTGGTGTACCCAATTACGAGCCCAACACCAGCCGTGTGGTGAATGGAGAAGAGGCCCGTCCCTACAGCTGGCCATGGCAG GTGTCTCTGGAGTCTTTCTTCCCCACCTGTGGAGGAACACTTATTGCTCCTGACTGGGTCTTGACTGCTGCTCACTGCATCAC ATTCCACACATACAGGGTGGTTCTTGCTGAGCATGACATGAAAAAGCAGGAGGGACCTGAACAGTCCATTATggtgaaaaaaatgttcatcCATCCCAAATGGAACGACAACTGCGTGTCTTGTGG GAATGATATTGCCCTGCTAAAGCTGGAGAAGAGCGCTGTTATTAATGATAAGGTTCAGCTGGCTTGCCTGCCACAGCCTGGTGCTACCCTTGCCCACAACCAGCCCTGTTACGTCACAGGCTGGGGTCGTCTCTTCT CTGGAGGTCCCCAGGCAACTACACTTCAGCAGGCCCTACTTCCTGTGGTGGATCACAGTATCTGCAGTAAAAGTGACTGGTGGGGCAGCTCGGCGAAGACAACAATGGTCTgtgcaggaggagagagcaagTCAGCATGCCAT GGTGACTCTGGCGGCCCTCTGAACTGTAAGGGCAGAGACGGTAAATGGTATGTTGAGGGAGTGACTAGTTTTGTGAATGGGCGTGGATGTAATACTCCTAAAAAGCCCACAATGTTTACCCGTGTGGCCTCTTTCATCCCCTGGATCCGTGAG ACCATGGCCCAAAACTGA
- the wrnip1 gene encoding ATPase WRNIP1, translated as MANEKTSTALESVQCPVCFKDFEPTTINGHLDVCLLRGDDSSPSTTDDSEPPLKKPRINAEAVPTRPSWASPGVNKAVAGTPTPTMFSLFQTNKSKVSVQSERSGLLNTATSVSKGAQRSVLNEAEPAPAGTETQKSQTSASSGQTPKTAHGLSSRTLLTMDKPLAEILRPNNLEEYFGQSKVIGQQTLLRSLLDSQEIPSLILWGPPGCGKTTLAHIIASTSKKNGTARFVNLSATSTSTNEVREVIKQAQNELRLCKRKTILFIDEIHRFNKSQQDTFLPHVECGTLTLIGATTENPSFQVNAALLSRCRVLVLEKLSVEAMGSILDRAVATLGIRVLGRDPANSKGQDQTGGHEPKIYIEQKALDTIAYLCDGDARTGLNSLQLAVQAQVSLTQPNLLAQSSSPQEILVKEDHVKEGLQRSHILYDKAGEEHYNCISALHKSMRGSHENASLYWLGRMLEGGEDPLYVARRLVRFASEDVGMADPFALPQAVSAFQACHFIGMPECEVILAQCVVYMARAPKSVAIYKAYGNVKGCLRNHKGPLPPVPLHLRNAPTRLMKQLGYAKGYKYNPAFSDPVEQEYLPKELQGIDFFTWTPSDP; from the exons ATGGCGAACGAGAAGACATCCACAGCACTGGAGTCGGTGCAGTGTCCCGTTTGTTTTAAAGACTTCGAGCCGACCACAATTAATGGACACCTCGACGTATGTCTGCTGAGAGGCGATGACAGCAGCCCGTCCACCACAGACGACAGTGAACCTCCTTTAAAGAAACCGCGCATTAATGCGGAAGCTGTACCGACCAGACCATCATGGGCCAGCCCCGGTGTCAACAAAGCTGTAGCAGGGACCCCGACACCTACtatgttctctctttttcagacCAACAAGAGTAAAGTTTCAGTTCAAAGTGAACGGAGTGGTTTACTTAACACTGCCACTTCTGTCAGCAAGGGGGCTCAACGTAGTGTCCTGAATGAGGCTGAACCTGCACCAGCAGGTACGGAGACTCAGAAGAGCCAAACATCCGCGTCCAGCGGGCAGACGCCAAAGACAGCACATGGTTTGTCATCACGGACACTGCTAACGATGGACAAACCTTTGGCGGAGATATTGCGACCAAACAACCTGGAAGAATACTTTGGTCAGAGTAAAGTTATTGGCCAGCAAACACTCCTCCGGTCACTTCTGGACTCGCAGGAAATACCATCTCtgatcctctggggaccacCGGGATGCGGGAAG ACCACTCTAGCTCACATAATTGCCAGCACCAGTAAAAAGAACGGCACAGCTCGTTTTGTCAATCTGTCTGCAACCAGTACGTCCACCAATGAAGTCCGAGAGGTGATCAAGCAGGCGCAGAATGAACTCCGACTGTGCAAGAGGAAGACCATCCTGTTCATTGATGAAATTCACCGCTTCAACAAATCCCAACAG gACACCTTCCTTCCTCACGTGGAGTGCGGGACTTTAACGCTGATTGGAGCGACCACAGAGAATCCGTCCTTCCAGGTGAATGCTGCTCTGCTGAGCAGGTGCAGGGTGCTGGTGCTGGAGAAGCTCTCCGTGGAGGCGATGGGCTCGATCCTGGACAGGGCCGTGGCTACACTCGGCATCAGAGTCCTGGGACGAGATCCAGCGAATTCCAAAGGTCAAGATCAAACAGGGGGACACGA GCCAAAGATTTACATTGAGCAAAAAGCTCTGGACACCATAGCCTACCTCTGTGATGGTGACGCAAGAACAGGACTCAATAGTCTGCAGCTGGCTGTTCAGGCTCAGGTGAGCTTGACTCAGCCAAACCTGTTGGCACAAAGCAGTTCTCCTCAAGAAATACTGGTGAAGGAAGACCATGTCAAGGAGGGTCTTCAGAGGTCCCATATTCTCTATGATAAAGCTG GCGAAGAGCATTACAACTGCATCTCAGCGTTGCATAAGTCGATGAGAGGTTCCCATGAGAATGCCTCTCTGTACTGGCTGGGCCGCATGCTGGAGGGCGGTGAGGATCCTCTCTATGTGGCTCGCAGACTGGTCCGCTTTGCCAGCGAGGATGTTG GTATGGCAGATCCCTTTGCCCTCCCTCAGGCTGTGTCCGCTTTCCAGGCCTGTCACTTCATCGGGATGCCTGAATGCGAG GTCATCCTGGCCCAGTGTGTGGTGTATATGGCACGAGCACCCAAGTCTGTGGCGATCTACAAGGCCTATGGTAATGTGAAGGGCTGTTTGAGGAACCACAAAGGCCCCCTGCCTCCCGTCCCCCTGCACCTCCGCAACGCCCCCACAAGGCTGATGAAGCAACTGGGCTACGCTAAAGGCTACAAATACAACCCAGCCTTCAGTGACCCTGTAGAGCAGGAGTATTTACCTAAGGAGCTGCAGGGCATCGACTTCTTCACCTGGACACCCTCAGACCCATGA